In a genomic window of uncultured Sphaerochaeta sp.:
- a CDS encoding bile acid:sodium symporter family protein has translation MFQFQSLEAGLRRLNYRLERIMPVLTPSGVILGLLLGSLISWMKPSVSYLFAFITFSGALGISSQDFFKVIRKPKAILVFLFGSNLVMPLLSWSLANLLFPNQSEVITGFVLLMSIPTALTGYIWAGIYKGSEALSLTLILVSTLLAPILTPLTVRILARTSVQIDVTGMMISLLLMVVLPSMAGILINNVTKAKVTEHVSPCLRPFSKIALFLIIGINTSQIADRLISNASLTYLPIALLCAFLAAVGYPLSNALGKAAGLLEPERKSLTFASSLRNISAALVLAIDYFPAETALPVILSIVFQQTTCAIMAYLLYGRKK, from the coding sequence ATGTTTCAATTTCAATCACTCGAGGCAGGGCTCAGGCGCCTAAACTATCGTTTGGAACGGATCATGCCGGTCCTCACCCCCAGTGGGGTGATCCTGGGTCTCCTCCTGGGCTCGCTCATCTCGTGGATGAAACCCTCGGTTTCCTATCTCTTCGCCTTCATCACCTTCAGCGGTGCCCTGGGCATCAGTTCCCAGGACTTTTTCAAGGTAATCCGCAAGCCCAAAGCCATCCTGGTCTTCCTCTTTGGATCAAATCTTGTCATGCCACTGCTCTCCTGGTCCCTGGCCAACCTGCTCTTCCCCAACCAGAGCGAAGTGATCACCGGCTTTGTCCTGCTCATGTCCATCCCCACTGCCCTGACCGGCTACATATGGGCAGGCATCTACAAGGGAAGCGAAGCTCTTTCACTGACCCTTATCCTCGTATCCACGCTTCTGGCCCCGATTCTCACCCCCCTGACGGTGCGCATCCTTGCACGAACTTCGGTACAGATTGATGTAACGGGCATGATGATCTCCCTTTTGCTGATGGTAGTGCTCCCCTCGATGGCAGGCATCCTTATCAACAATGTCACCAAGGCAAAGGTGACCGAGCATGTCTCCCCCTGCCTCAGGCCATTCTCCAAGATTGCCCTCTTTCTGATCATCGGCATCAACACGTCCCAGATAGCCGACCGTCTCATCTCCAACGCCTCCCTCACCTATCTGCCCATCGCCTTGCTGTGTGCCTTTCTTGCTGCAGTGGGCTACCCGCTCTCCAATGCCTTGGGCAAGGCGGCAGGACTCTTGGAACCTGAACGAAAAAGCCTGACCTTTGCCTCGTCACTGCGAAACATCAGTGCAGCACTGGTGTTGGCCATCGACTATTTTCCGGCCGAAACGGCCCTTCCCGTCATTCTGAGCATCGTATTCCAGCAGACAACCTGCGCCATCATGGCCTACCTTCTGTATGGAAGAAAAAAGTAA
- a CDS encoding tagaturonate reductase, whose amino-acid sequence MQSIKDIHQPIERKERILQFGEGNFLRAFVDWMIDILNEKTDFNGNVVLVQPLDRGLSDMINDQKGLYTTVLRGVQNGKTVEEYRTINSVSRCLNPYKAEDRSEYLKLAESEDLRFIVSNTTEAGIAYHSGDKLEDEMQVSFPAKVCSFLYKRYQAFAGDASKGLIIIPCELIDKNGDNLKRIVKQYAQEWKLEDAFLLWLDEACDFCNSLVDRIVPGYPRAEAEALCTKLGYQDNLLDSAEIFHLWVIECHKNFHEDELPFNKAALNVVWTDDMSFYRTRKVRILNGAHTMSVLAAYQAGLNTVQDCIADKALLYPFMHSGIFEEIIPSMDGSKQELEAYAADVLERFENPYNPHQLLSISLNSVSKFKTRDLPSLLGYYEKQGKLPKRLVFSLSALISFYEGTEYEGAALKGTRGKETYLIQDDSEVLSFFADLYKMGGTAEQKADRLAKAVLSNQKWWAQDLSAVPGLTDAVKANLQSIWSVGMTEALKAL is encoded by the coding sequence ATGCAATCAATCAAGGACATTCACCAACCGATAGAGAGAAAGGAAAGAATCCTCCAGTTCGGGGAAGGCAACTTCCTCAGGGCATTCGTCGACTGGATGATTGATATTCTCAATGAGAAGACCGACTTCAACGGCAATGTCGTTCTTGTCCAGCCGCTCGACCGCGGTCTTTCGGATATGATCAACGACCAGAAGGGACTGTACACCACCGTCCTTCGCGGTGTGCAGAACGGAAAGACGGTTGAGGAGTATCGTACCATCAACTCGGTCAGCCGCTGCCTCAACCCGTACAAGGCCGAGGACCGCTCCGAGTACCTCAAGCTTGCCGAGAGCGAAGACCTCCGCTTCATCGTTTCCAACACCACCGAGGCAGGCATCGCCTACCATAGTGGAGACAAGCTCGAGGATGAGATGCAAGTCTCCTTCCCCGCAAAGGTCTGCTCGTTCCTCTACAAGCGCTACCAGGCATTCGCCGGTGATGCAAGCAAGGGCCTGATCATCATCCCCTGCGAACTCATCGACAAGAACGGGGACAACCTGAAGCGGATCGTCAAGCAATATGCCCAGGAGTGGAAGCTCGAGGATGCCTTCCTCCTTTGGCTCGACGAGGCGTGCGATTTCTGCAACTCACTGGTCGACCGCATCGTTCCCGGCTATCCGAGAGCGGAAGCCGAGGCTCTGTGCACCAAGCTCGGCTATCAGGACAATCTGCTCGATTCAGCGGAGATCTTCCACCTCTGGGTCATTGAATGCCACAAGAACTTCCACGAAGATGAGCTTCCGTTCAACAAGGCGGCTCTGAACGTCGTCTGGACCGACGATATGAGCTTCTACCGCACCCGCAAGGTGCGCATCCTCAATGGTGCACACACCATGAGCGTGCTTGCTGCCTATCAGGCAGGGTTGAACACCGTGCAGGACTGCATCGCCGACAAGGCCTTGCTCTATCCGTTCATGCACAGCGGCATCTTTGAGGAGATCATTCCCTCGATGGATGGTTCAAAGCAGGAACTTGAGGCATACGCTGCCGACGTGTTGGAACGCTTTGAGAACCCGTACAACCCGCATCAGCTGCTCTCCATCTCCCTGAACTCGGTCTCCAAGTTCAAGACCCGCGACCTTCCCTCCCTGCTCGGCTACTACGAGAAGCAGGGCAAGCTTCCCAAGCGTCTGGTCTTCTCCCTCTCCGCCCTGATCAGCTTCTACGAGGGCACTGAGTACGAGGGAGCAGCACTGAAAGGAACAAGAGGAAAGGAAACCTACCTCATCCAGGATGACAGTGAGGTGCTTTCCTTCTTCGCCGATCTCTACAAGATGGGCGGAACTGCAGAACAGAAGGCAGACCGTCTTGCGAAGGCCGTACTCTCCAACCAGAAGTGGTGGGCCCAGGATCTGAGTGCAGTTCCCGGCCTCACCGATGCAGTGAAAGCCAATCTGCAGTCCATCTGGAGTGTCGGTATGACCGAGGCCCTCAAGGCCCTCTGA